The following proteins are co-located in the Desulfovibrio sp. genome:
- a CDS encoding helix-hairpin-helix domain-containing protein has product MSKKADARTLNSLRSVGPATIEDLRLLGVADISDLAGCDPQALYDELCRIKGQKVDICCLDVFNCAVAQAKNPELPDDQRDWFWWSRQRKAAKSPKIADKASA; this is encoded by the coding sequence GTGAGCAAAAAGGCCGACGCTCGCACTCTGAACTCCCTGCGTTCTGTTGGCCCGGCAACCATTGAAGACCTGCGCCTGCTTGGCGTTGCTGATATTTCCGACCTGGCGGGGTGCGACCCTCAGGCCCTTTATGATGAATTGTGCCGCATCAAAGGCCAGAAAGTTGATATCTGTTGCCTTGATGTTTTTAACTGCGCCGTAGCCCAGGCAAAGAACCCGGAACTTCCTGATGATCAGCGCGACTGGTTCTGGTGGTCGCGACAGCGCAAGGCTGCAAAAAGCCCAAAGATTGCTGACAAGGCGAGTGCATGA